A single Anaerolineae bacterium DNA region contains:
- a CDS encoding FtsW/RodA/SpoVE family cell cycle protein, which yields MANITAKAAAGIVLRFSNNGRWSVLGSLLGLAYLFTGLALFQLGLVNNQVTPAIFLPLLVLIVCGSATAYFLGKRWAMAGGQADPILLPLVFFLSGFGLVLTTRLAPPAFVIRQQFWLIIATTLLLVVTLVPKNLNWLRRYKYTWLMGGLLLLAATLGFGVNPSGYGARLWLQIGNIYFQPSEPLKLLLIVFLAAYLADRRRQLIEVKAYIGRVAVPHLSYFGPMLLMWGFSIVLLIWQRDLGAALLFFGTFLGMLYLATGEEKRYIWTGVGLLLAAGVMGYYLFDVVRLRVDAFLNPWLDPGGRSFQIVQSLLAFASGGFLGQGLGQGLPTAIPVVHTDFVFAAIGEEYGLWGAVGVLVCFAVLVSRAFRIALRAKSGFEQLLAGGIGVMFGLQILIITAGTLKLLPLTGVTLPFVSYGGSSLVTSFVMIGILLVVADHSSSPSYLSPARPLSPPMPHYRLGRGLMVGFLIIAGGLIFWQILVAPFLIARDDNPRPIIAAQKVHRGRLLAAGGIPLAETMVGEDGLTKRRYPYPHLSSVTGFYSIRYGAGGTEAIFDPVLRGVAGQPEQDLWLNELLHRPLQGDDVTLTVNLPAQLVADEMLGEREGAVVVLDLQTGAILVMSSHPTYDPNRLDEQWNVLRDDERAPLLNRATQGLFPVGDLARLIGLIGLSEAGAATPMNPQTEPLAEMLAPLGEEGYLATAHQLGLTQPLSGLPSQPALLPDFDDQGVARDLAVTPLHLARVIAALELEGRLPNPILSLPERAKIRAISPATARRVRALLTQVDEHIIGFSGQATPEDTGQASLSWFVGLAPTQAAEVPAATPGELILDPAQIEPAPTPTAQIGYEPARYAVVVVAAMDEAEPVPAFRIAKETLKPILNSSTQ from the coding sequence TTGGCAAATATTACAGCTAAAGCAGCCGCCGGGATCGTGCTTCGCTTTTCTAACAATGGCCGGTGGTCGGTGCTTGGCAGTCTTTTAGGGCTGGCTTATCTTTTCACCGGCCTGGCCTTGTTCCAACTTGGCTTGGTAAACAATCAGGTAACCCCGGCCATATTTTTGCCGCTGCTGGTTCTGATCGTTTGCGGCAGTGCAACCGCATATTTTTTGGGCAAACGCTGGGCCATGGCCGGTGGTCAGGCCGACCCCATTTTGTTGCCCCTGGTTTTTTTCTTGAGCGGTTTTGGCCTGGTGCTGACCACCCGCCTGGCTCCACCCGCCTTTGTGATCCGCCAGCAATTTTGGCTAATTATTGCCACTACCTTGTTGCTGGTGGTTACCCTTGTTCCCAAAAATCTCAACTGGCTGCGCCGTTACAAATATACCTGGCTTATGGGCGGGCTGTTGTTGCTGGCGGCTACACTTGGGTTTGGCGTTAATCCTAGCGGTTATGGGGCGCGGCTTTGGCTGCAAATCGGCAACATTTATTTTCAGCCTTCGGAACCGCTCAAGCTGCTGCTCATCGTTTTTTTGGCCGCCTACCTGGCCGACCGCCGCCGCCAGTTGATTGAGGTTAAAGCCTATATTGGCCGGGTGGCGGTGCCGCACCTTTCTTATTTTGGGCCAATGCTGCTGATGTGGGGTTTTAGCATCGTCTTATTGATTTGGCAGCGCGATCTGGGCGCGGCGCTGCTCTTTTTTGGCACGTTTTTGGGCATGCTCTACCTGGCCACCGGCGAGGAGAAACGCTACATTTGGACCGGCGTGGGGCTGTTGCTGGCAGCCGGCGTTATGGGCTACTATTTGTTTGACGTGGTTCGGCTGCGGGTGGACGCTTTTTTGAATCCCTGGTTGGACCCGGGGGGGCGTTCTTTCCAAATTGTCCAATCTCTGCTGGCTTTTGCCAGCGGCGGATTCCTGGGCCAGGGACTGGGGCAGGGTTTGCCCACCGCCATCCCCGTGGTGCATACCGATTTTGTTTTTGCCGCCATTGGCGAAGAATACGGCCTCTGGGGCGCTGTGGGGGTGTTGGTTTGTTTTGCCGTGTTGGTCAGCCGGGCCTTCCGTATCGCCTTGCGGGCCAAGAGCGGCTTTGAGCAGTTGTTGGCCGGCGGCATTGGCGTGATGTTTGGCCTGCAAATCCTCATCATTACGGCCGGCACGCTCAAACTGTTGCCCTTAACCGGCGTCACGCTGCCCTTTGTCAGTTACGGCGGCAGCAGCCTGGTGACCAGCTTTGTGATGATTGGTATTTTGTTGGTTGTGGCAGACCATTCCTCATCCCCTTCATATCTGTCCCCTGCCCGTCCTCTTTCCCCCCCTATGCCCCATTATCGCCTGGGCCGGGGCCTGATGGTGGGGTTTCTGATCATTGCCGGCGGCCTGATTTTTTGGCAGATTTTGGTGGCCCCCTTCCTGATTGCCCGCGACGACAACCCCCGCCCGATCATTGCCGCCCAAAAAGTCCACCGGGGACGATTGCTTGCGGCCGGCGGTATCCCTCTGGCCGAAACAATGGTGGGCGAGGATGGCCTGACCAAGCGGCGTTATCCCTATCCTCATCTGTCCTCTGTCACCGGCTTTTACAGTATCCGTTATGGCGCAGGCGGCACAGAAGCTATTTTTGATCCGGTGTTACGGGGTGTAGCGGGGCAGCCTGAACAGGATTTATGGTTAAACGAGTTATTGCATCGCCCTTTGCAGGGAGATGACGTGACGCTGACCGTCAATCTGCCCGCCCAACTCGTGGCCGACGAGATGCTGGGCGAGCGAGAAGGAGCCGTGGTGGTGTTGGACCTTCAAACCGGGGCCATCTTGGTCATGTCCAGCCATCCCACCTACGATCCCAACCGGCTTGATGAGCAATGGAACGTGCTGCGTGATGACGAACGCGCTCCCTTACTCAACCGGGCTACTCAGGGTCTTTTCCCGGTGGGGGATCTGGCCCGTTTAATTGGCCTCATCGGTTTGTCCGAGGCCGGGGCCGCCACGCCAATGAATCCGCAAACCGAGCCGCTGGCCGAGATGTTGGCTCCCCTGGGTGAAGAAGGGTATCTGGCTACCGCTCACCAGCTTGGTTTAACTCAACCTTTGTCCGGCTTGCCTTCCCAGCCGGCCCTGCTGCCTGATTTTGATGACCAGGGCGTGGCGAGAGATTTGGCGGTGACTCCTTTGCACCTGGCTCGCGTCATTGCCGCCCTGGAACTGGAGGGCCGTTTGCCAAATCCCATTCTCTCCCTGCCGGAGCGCGCTAAAATCCGGGCCATTAGTCCTGCTACCGCCCGGCGCGTCCGCGCCCTCTTAACCCAGGTTGATGAACACATTATCGGTTTTAGCGGCCAGGCTACCCCGGAGGATACCGGCCAGGCCTCGCTCAGTTGGTTTGTTGGCCTGGCCCCCACCCAGGCTGCCGAAGTTCCGGCTGCAACACCGGGAGAACTTATCCTTGATCCCGCCCAAATAGAACCTGCGCCAACCCCTACGGCGCAAATAGGGTATGAACCGGCTCGTTATGCGGTGGTGGTAGTAGCGGCAATGGATGAAGCAGAACCTGTCCCCGCCTTTCGTATAGCAAAAGAAACTTTAAAACCCATCCTCAACTCATCAACTCAATAA
- a CDS encoding long-chain fatty acid--CoA ligase, protein MQPQISHQHYDPGVPISLDYPPYPVDHFLQKSAEHFPPRQTALIFGGMAPVLGERHHTITFSQLNKLVNCFAAGLQKLGLQQGDRVVIYMPNCPQFIIAYYGVLRAGGVVVPSNPLYVAREIKHQLTDSGARYAVVLSMLYPNLKSIRADTALEQVIVTNIKEYLPGLLKRLFTITREKREGHRVDLSSDPQTTWFQDVLASAPAQPHPIKTTPEDVAVLMYTGGTTGVPKGAQLTHANLVANASQSAAWLLGSEPSKGEEVMLTALPLSHAYAMTVCMNVSVFNGFAQVLIPNPRNLNHLLNAINIHKPTIVPGVPALYTVINNHPEVKAGKYNLRSIKACISGAAGLPVEVQQEFQHITGGKLVEGYGLSEASPVALANPLNGGGRIGSIGIPIPDTVVKIVNAENETEILGPNQPGLLFVCGPQVMKGYWGMPTETANTLRQHNDGQVWLRTGDIAEMSEDGYFRLVDRQKDMILAAGGFNVYPRDIEERFYEHPKVLEVAAIGVPVGGTNQRAKVFVVLKPGETATAEELIEWCRQDLAKYKVPKYVEFRDELPKTLVGKILRRSLMEEEAAKTAP, encoded by the coding sequence ATGCAGCCACAAATATCGCATCAACATTACGATCCCGGAGTGCCCATTTCCCTTGATTATCCCCCCTATCCTGTTGACCATTTTTTGCAAAAATCCGCCGAGCATTTTCCCCCCCGCCAAACAGCGTTGATTTTTGGGGGGATGGCCCCCGTTTTGGGCGAAAGACATCACACCATCACCTTTAGCCAATTGAATAAGCTGGTTAATTGTTTTGCGGCCGGGCTGCAAAAATTGGGCTTACAACAAGGCGACCGGGTGGTGATTTATATGCCCAACTGCCCGCAGTTTATCATTGCCTACTACGGCGTTTTGCGGGCCGGGGGAGTGGTTGTGCCCAGTAATCCGTTGTACGTGGCCCGTGAAATTAAGCACCAGTTGACCGACTCCGGCGCCAGATACGCCGTAGTATTGAGCATGCTTTACCCCAACCTAAAATCAATCCGCGCCGACACCGCGCTTGAGCAGGTGATTGTCACCAACATCAAGGAGTACTTGCCCGGCCTGTTAAAAAGGTTGTTTACAATAACCAGAGAAAAACGGGAGGGGCATCGCGTTGATCTTTCGTCCGATCCCCAAACAACCTGGTTTCAAGACGTGCTGGCCTCAGCCCCGGCGCAACCGCACCCCATTAAAACCACGCCTGAAGATGTAGCCGTGTTGATGTATACCGGCGGAACCACAGGCGTGCCCAAAGGCGCTCAACTCACCCACGCCAACCTGGTGGCAAATGCCAGCCAATCGGCCGCCTGGTTGTTAGGCAGCGAACCGAGTAAAGGCGAAGAGGTGATGCTCACGGCCCTGCCCCTGAGCCACGCCTACGCCATGACGGTTTGCATGAATGTGTCTGTGTTCAACGGTTTTGCCCAGGTTCTTATTCCCAACCCGCGCAATTTAAACCATTTGCTTAACGCCATCAATATCCACAAACCAACCATTGTGCCGGGCGTACCGGCCCTTTATACAGTTATCAATAACCATCCTGAAGTGAAGGCCGGCAAGTATAACCTGCGTTCAATCAAAGCCTGTATCAGCGGCGCGGCGGGCCTGCCTGTAGAAGTGCAGCAGGAATTTCAACACATTACCGGCGGCAAACTGGTGGAAGGTTATGGCTTGAGTGAGGCATCGCCGGTGGCCCTGGCCAATCCGCTAAATGGGGGGGGACGCATAGGCAGCATCGGCATCCCCATTCCCGATACCGTGGTAAAAATTGTCAATGCCGAAAATGAAACAGAAATATTGGGGCCTAACCAACCCGGCCTGCTGTTCGTTTGCGGCCCGCAAGTGATGAAGGGTTATTGGGGCATGCCCACCGAAACAGCCAATACGCTGCGCCAACACAACGACGGCCAGGTGTGGCTGCGCACCGGCGATATTGCCGAAATGAGCGAGGATGGCTATTTTCGGTTGGTTGACCGGCAAAAAGACATGATCCTGGCCGCGGGCGGGTTCAACGTTTATCCGCGCGATATAGAAGAGCGTTTTTACGAACACCCCAAAGTGCTGGAAGTAGCCGCCATCGGCGTGCCGGTTGGCGGCACCAACCAACGGGCCAAGGTATTTGTGGTATTAAAACCGGGTGAAACCGCTACCGCCGAGGAATTGATTGAATGGTGCCGCCAGGATTTGGCCAAATACAAAGTGCCCAAATATGTTGAGTTCCGGGATGAATTACCCAAAACCCTGGTGGGAAAAATTCTGCGGCGGAGCTTAATGGAAGAGGAAGCGGCCAAAACAGCCCCCTGA
- the mutY gene encoding A/G-specific adenine glycosylase yields the protein MPEVGDLSLQVEKIRSRLLVWYCRNRRNLPWRGESSPYRIWVSEVMLQQTQVATVIPYYRRFLAKFPTLADLAEARLEDVLKAWEGLGYYARARNLHRAAREIMEKHAGCLPENYAALRALPGFGDYTAGAVASIAFGRAVPAIDGNVKRVLARLFALEGDVRRGSAARQLKEIAAALVDPARPGDWTQALIELGAMVCLPQAPQCARCPVKVLCQAHQRGLERQLPAKPASKALPHYQVTAAVIEQGKKILIAQRPLEGMLGGLWEFPGGKQEANETLAECLQREIREELGIEIAVGRPVVTVKHSYTHFKITLHAFYCRLRRGQQPQALEVADWRWVTLAEIDAFPFARTDLKIIAALKKQKARLESDSQK from the coding sequence ATGCCTGAAGTTGGCGACCTCTCGCTCCAGGTTGAGAAAATCCGCTCTCGCCTGCTGGTTTGGTATTGCCGCAACCGGCGCAATCTACCCTGGCGCGGCGAATCCTCCCCTTATCGTATCTGGGTATCCGAGGTGATGCTGCAACAAACCCAGGTGGCCACGGTGATCCCCTATTATCGCCGTTTTCTGGCCAAATTTCCCACGCTGGCCGATTTGGCTGAAGCGCGCCTGGAAGATGTGCTCAAAGCCTGGGAAGGTTTGGGTTATTACGCCCGCGCCCGAAATCTGCATCGCGCCGCCCGCGAGATTATGGAAAAGCACGCCGGCTGCTTGCCGGAAAATTATGCCGCCCTGCGCGCCTTGCCCGGTTTTGGCGACTACACCGCCGGCGCAGTGGCCTCCATCGCTTTTGGCCGGGCTGTGCCGGCCATTGACGGCAATGTAAAGCGGGTTTTGGCTCGCCTGTTTGCCCTTGAGGGTGACGTGCGGCGCGGCTCGGCGGCCCGGCAACTCAAAGAGATTGCCGCCGCCCTGGTTGACCCGGCCCGGCCCGGCGATTGGACGCAGGCGCTTATCGAGTTAGGGGCGATGGTGTGTTTGCCGCAAGCGCCGCAGTGCGCCCGTTGCCCGGTGAAGGTATTGTGTCAGGCGCATCAGCGCGGGCTGGAAAGGCAACTGCCCGCCAAACCGGCGTCAAAGGCGCTGCCTCATTACCAGGTTACGGCTGCTGTAATTGAACAGGGCAAGAAAATATTGATTGCCCAACGTCCGTTGGAGGGGATGTTGGGCGGTTTATGGGAGTTTCCCGGCGGCAAGCAAGAAGCCAATGAAACCCTGGCCGAGTGTTTGCAGCGCGAAATCAGAGAAGAACTGGGGATAGAGATAGCGGTTGGCCGGCCGGTGGTCACCGTTAAACACAGTTATACCCATTTTAAAATAACGCTGCATGCCTTCTATTGTCGCCTGCGCCGGGGCCAACAACCCCAGGCCCTGGAAGTGGCCGATTGGCGTTGGGTTACTTTAGCGGAAATAGACGCCTTTCCCTTTGCCCGGACCGATTTAAAAATAATCGCCGCCTTAAAAAAACAAAAAGCCCGACTTGAATCGGACTCTCAAAAATAA
- a CDS encoding FAD-dependent oxidoreductase: MQLIKEQCAGCGYCVLVCPYDALKTNGWAELIPSRCTDCNLCVSACPADCFVPDAKTPLKPSPVPLKSAYEVVVIGSGLGGLMAGAALARAGRSVAVFEKLGFSGGRYTALDYKGAPVTTGAWTSLGPQSHIGRFLADLGIELEYISLEAAGLTEQYAIRFPDGRHYAGLFELLAPQTRRAWLKAVSQGIRSQSANLPDSPGLERISAAAYLARFSTDPHLLAVVDAVTVTASGLPAKLMPASEYLEITLAGRKAGRQFAMPRGGVRAIVQALSQTLRQAGGELFVRSPVARILLSASQAGRKVEGVQLADGRQISSRVVIHNGGPGRFGQLVGPENLPPDYVAGLAALKGVECAALFCATRRPLFNDAPITITPHCRRVVGIFSPTVLDPHLAKTGRYLFDAFFPLHSADRSAELELALADMRDLFPNFDDVLAWSVPMFFTGAWPGAESGQTFDQVGDHRLDPATPIKNCFLVGMDVKGSGVAGDLIPLGVRRMLAYLGVATVPPRPS, encoded by the coding sequence ATGCAGCTTATCAAAGAACAGTGCGCCGGCTGCGGCTACTGCGTGCTGGTATGCCCGTATGACGCCCTAAAAACCAACGGTTGGGCCGAGTTGATCCCTTCTCGCTGCACCGACTGCAATTTGTGTGTCTCCGCCTGTCCTGCCGACTGTTTTGTCCCCGATGCCAAAACCCCACTAAAGCCTTCCCCGGTTCCCCTCAAATCAGCGTACGAGGTGGTAGTGATTGGCAGCGGCCTGGGCGGGTTGATGGCGGGCGCGGCCCTGGCCCGAGCCGGGCGCTCGGTGGCCGTGTTTGAAAAGCTGGGCTTTTCCGGCGGGCGTTATACCGCCCTGGATTACAAAGGCGCGCCGGTCACTACCGGCGCCTGGACCAGCCTTGGCCCGCAAAGCCACATTGGCCGGTTTTTGGCCGATTTGGGCATTGAGCTGGAGTATATCTCGCTGGAAGCGGCAGGTCTCACCGAGCAGTACGCCATCCGTTTTCCAGACGGTCGCCATTACGCCGGTTTGTTTGAGCTGCTCGCGCCCCAAACCCGGCGGGCCTGGCTCAAAGCCGTGAGCCAGGGCATTCGATCCCAATCTGCTAATTTGCCGGATTCTCCCGGCCTTGAGCGCATTTCTGCCGCCGCTTACCTGGCCCGGTTCAGTACCGATCCCCATCTATTGGCCGTGGTTGACGCCGTTACCGTCACCGCTTCTGGCCTGCCCGCCAAGCTGATGCCCGCCAGCGAATACCTTGAAATTACGCTGGCCGGGCGTAAGGCGGGTCGCCAGTTTGCTATGCCTCGCGGCGGCGTGCGGGCCATTGTCCAGGCCTTGAGCCAAACCTTGCGCCAGGCCGGGGGAGAGCTGTTTGTGCGCTCGCCCGTGGCCCGGATTTTACTCTCCGCTTCCCAGGCTGGAAGAAAAGTAGAGGGAGTGCAATTGGCCGATGGTCGCCAGATTAGCAGCCGGGTTGTCATTCACAACGGCGGGCCGGGCCGGTTTGGGCAGTTGGTTGGCCCTGAAAATCTGCCGCCGGATTACGTGGCCGGTTTGGCGGCCCTCAAAGGGGTTGAATGCGCCGCGCTCTTTTGCGCCACCCGCCGGCCGCTTTTTAATGATGCGCCCATTACCATAACGCCTCACTGCCGCCGGGTAGTGGGGATTTTTTCGCCTACTGTTCTTGATCCTCACCTGGCCAAAACCGGTCGGTATTTATTTGATGCCTTCTTTCCCCTCCACAGCGCCGACCGCTCCGCCGAGTTAGAGCTGGCCCTGGCCGACATGCGCGATCTTTTTCCCAATTTTGACGACGTGCTGGCCTGGAGCGTGCCCATGTTTTTCACCGGAGCCTGGCCCGGCGCGGAGTCCGGCCAAACCTTTGATCAGGTTGGCGACCATCGGCTTGACCCGGCCACGCCAATAAAAAACTGTTTTCTGGTGGGGATGGATGTCAAAGGCTCTGGCGTGGCCGGTGATTTGATTCCCCTGGGGGTGCGCCGGATGTTGGCCTACCTGGGCGTGGCTACTGTCCCGCCTCGGCCAAGTTAA
- the menC gene encoding o-succinylbenzoate synthase, with product MKIERIELHHISQQLVHPFRTSFGTELDRPCILVAVHGDGLVGWGECVAANDPGYSYETVQTAWHILSDFLIPATLGQRVTSAADVAARFEKVRGHPMAKAGLENAVWDLLAQVRGIPLGQMLGGRRERVEVGVSIGIQPTLPDLLDRVSRFVEQGYRRVKIKIEPGWEIKPIAAIRERYPTLKLMADANSAFTLAELKLFQELDSFNLLMIEQPLYHDDIFDHARLQAQIQTPICLDESIHSSYHARWAIAINACRIINMKVARVGGLSQALLIHRLCAEAGLPLWCGGMLETGVGRAANLHLATLPNFTLPGDISATERYYAEDIAEPRFQLNPEDSTITVPTGPGLGVEVVPERVKKFRIRYAAFDA from the coding sequence GTGAAAATTGAACGCATTGAACTGCACCACATCTCTCAACAACTGGTCCACCCTTTCCGCACCAGTTTTGGCACCGAACTCGACCGCCCCTGTATTTTGGTAGCGGTTCACGGCGATGGCCTGGTAGGGTGGGGCGAATGTGTGGCCGCCAATGATCCCGGTTATTCTTATGAAACCGTGCAAACCGCCTGGCACATTCTGAGCGACTTTTTGATTCCGGCCACCCTGGGCCAACGGGTAACTTCTGCCGCAGACGTGGCGGCTCGTTTTGAAAAAGTGCGGGGCCATCCCATGGCCAAAGCCGGCCTGGAAAACGCCGTTTGGGATCTATTGGCCCAGGTCCGGGGCATACCCCTGGGCCAAATGTTGGGTGGTCGGCGCGAGCGGGTTGAGGTGGGCGTGAGCATTGGGATTCAACCCACTCTGCCGGATTTGCTGGACCGGGTGAGCCGGTTTGTGGAGCAAGGTTACCGCCGGGTCAAGATTAAAATCGAACCGGGGTGGGAGATCAAACCTATTGCCGCCATTAGAGAACGTTATCCCACCCTTAAACTGATGGCCGACGCCAACTCCGCCTTTACCCTGGCCGAGCTAAAACTCTTTCAGGAGTTGGATTCCTTTAACCTGTTGATGATCGAACAGCCCCTGTATCATGATGACATTTTTGACCACGCCCGGCTGCAGGCCCAGATCCAAACCCCCATTTGTTTGGATGAAAGCATTCATTCCTCTTACCACGCCCGCTGGGCCATAGCCATAAACGCTTGCCGGATTATCAACATGAAAGTAGCGCGCGTGGGCGGGTTGAGCCAGGCCCTGCTTATCCACCGGCTCTGCGCCGAAGCGGGTCTGCCGCTGTGGTGTGGGGGCATGCTGGAAACCGGCGTGGGCCGGGCCGCCAATCTCCACCTGGCCACCTTGCCCAACTTTACCCTGCCCGGCGATATTTCCGCCACCGAACGTTACTACGCCGAAGACATTGCCGAACCGAGATTTCAATTGAACCCTGAAGACTCAACCATCACCGTGCCCACCGGCCCGGGCCTGGGGGTGGAGGTGGTGCCGGAGCGGGTCAAAAAATTCAGGATCAGGTACGCTGCTTTTGATGCCTGA
- a CDS encoding MFS transporter, with amino-acid sequence MIKVLAFASEKLRVRQRAKLPAVQSANFWHLYWDIAWFGVAFGSTMSFLPVFATRLGATGWQIGLLNALPALVSVLFTFPASRWIEGRPLNRVLKQTVIGQRVGFILLMPLPFILPAAWQIWAVLLLTLLMAIPGTALVIGFNAMLAATVAPEFRGRVVGGRNALLAGAIMLSFLLSGAILDRLTFTWGYFVVFGLGALGAALSAYHVMCIQIPDTPPQFQGRSLRDRAQPGRIVAFSGGVPQRLSIGSRLLLHWRPSMGSFRYISSEFWWTMFAFFLFHLAQLLPTPLFPLFWVREAHLTDGQISWVNAVFFLTMLIASPLLAPLTKRLGNYYLTVIGAILLSAYPLFTALSQGLTLLIVAGLTGGAVWAILSGALYNRLLEIIPEDNRPAHLAVYNLALNVATLLGTMAAPFLADFIGLREMLFVVTILRLGSGLALARWG; translated from the coding sequence ATGATAAAAGTATTGGCGTTTGCTTCTGAAAAATTAAGAGTGCGCCAGCGGGCCAAGTTGCCTGCGGTGCAATCGGCCAATTTTTGGCATCTCTATTGGGATATTGCCTGGTTTGGCGTTGCTTTTGGCAGCACCATGTCGTTTTTGCCTGTTTTTGCCACCCGCCTGGGCGCAACGGGCTGGCAAATTGGTTTGCTCAATGCTTTGCCGGCCTTGGTGAGCGTTTTGTTTACCTTCCCGGCCAGTCGTTGGATAGAGGGACGCCCCTTGAACCGGGTTCTCAAACAAACCGTGATTGGCCAAAGGGTGGGCTTTATTTTGTTGATGCCCTTGCCTTTTATTTTACCTGCGGCCTGGCAAATCTGGGCGGTTTTGTTATTAACGTTATTAATGGCCATTCCCGGCACGGCCCTGGTGATCGGGTTCAATGCCATGTTGGCCGCTACAGTAGCGCCTGAATTCCGGGGGCGAGTGGTGGGCGGGCGTAACGCGCTCCTGGCCGGGGCCATTATGTTGTCTTTTTTATTGAGCGGGGCCATTTTAGACCGCCTTACCTTCACCTGGGGCTATTTTGTGGTGTTTGGCCTGGGCGCATTGGGCGCGGCGCTCAGCGCCTATCACGTGATGTGTATTCAAATTCCAGATACCCCGCCTCAATTCCAGGGACGCTCCTTAAGGGACCGCGCCCAACCCGGCCGCATTGTGGCCTTTAGCGGCGGCGTTCCGCAGCGTTTATCCATAGGCTCGCGGCTGTTGTTGCACTGGCGGCCCAGTATGGGTTCCTTTAGATATATTTCCAGCGAATTTTGGTGGACCATGTTTGCCTTTTTCCTGTTCCACCTGGCGCAGTTATTGCCCACCCCGCTCTTTCCGCTGTTTTGGGTTAGAGAAGCGCATCTCACCGACGGCCAGATTAGCTGGGTGAACGCCGTTTTCTTTTTGACCATGCTCATCGCTTCGCCGTTATTAGCGCCGCTCACCAAGCGTTTGGGCAACTATTATCTTACGGTCATTGGGGCCATTTTATTGAGCGCGTATCCTCTGTTCACCGCGCTTAGCCAGGGGCTAACCCTGCTCATTGTGGCCGGTTTGACCGGCGGCGCTGTTTGGGCTATTCTGAGTGGGGCTTTGTATAATCGTTTGTTAGAAATTATCCCTGAAGATAACCGTCCCGCTCATCTGGCCGTTTATAACCTGGCCTTGAACGTGGCTACTTTGTTGGGCACAATGGCGGCCCCTTTTCTGGCCGATTTCATTGGTTTGCGGGAAATGTTGTTTGTGGTAACCATTCTTCGTTTGGGGAGCGGTTTGGCTTTGGCCCGCTGGGGGTGA
- a CDS encoding deoxyribonuclease IV, whose product MLLGPHLSTAGGVDKAFDRAEALACTAFQIFTKSNRQWLAKPLDPQAVERYHQRQAETGIAPVICHASYLLNIGTTDDALWRKSIEALVIELERCELLKIPYLVLHPGAHMNAGVKTGIAQVVKALDEVHARLPDHQVKIALEITAGQGSALGSTFAEIARMLAGCRQGERLAVCFDTCHALVAGYEFRTPASYRAMLADFDRIIGLDRLKVIHCNDAEKDLGSHVDRHAHIGEGCIGLEPFGYFLNDPRFQKVPFLLETPKDNDPEDDIRNLQQLRSLLV is encoded by the coding sequence ATGTTACTCGGCCCGCATCTATCCACGGCCGGCGGCGTTGATAAAGCTTTTGACCGAGCTGAAGCGCTTGCATGTACGGCTTTCCAGATATTTACTAAATCAAACCGGCAATGGTTGGCCAAACCATTGGACCCCCAGGCGGTTGAACGGTATCATCAGCGCCAGGCGGAAACCGGCATTGCGCCGGTGATTTGCCACGCCAGTTATTTACTCAACATCGGCACCACCGATGATGCGCTGTGGCGCAAATCTATTGAGGCGCTGGTGATTGAGTTGGAACGCTGCGAGTTACTCAAAATTCCCTACCTGGTTTTGCATCCCGGCGCGCACATGAACGCCGGCGTTAAAACAGGTATCGCCCAGGTGGTAAAGGCATTGGACGAAGTGCATGCGCGCCTGCCCGACCATCAGGTCAAGATTGCCCTGGAAATCACGGCCGGCCAGGGTTCCGCCTTAGGTTCCACCTTTGCCGAGATTGCCCGCATGCTGGCCGGTTGCCGCCAGGGCGAGCGATTGGCGGTTTGTTTTGATACCTGCCACGCGCTGGTTGCCGGTTACGAATTCCGCACGCCCGCCAGTTACCGGGCCATGCTGGCCGACTTTGACCGGATAATTGGCCTGGATCGGCTTAAGGTGATCCACTGCAACGATGCCGAAAAGGACCTGGGCAGCCACGTTGACCGCCACGCCCACATTGGCGAGGGCTGCATTGGCCTGGAGCCTTTTGGTTATTTTTTAAACGACCCCCGTTTCCAAAAAGTTCCCTTTTTATTGGAAACGCCCAAGGACAACGACCCTGAAGATGACATTCGTAATTTGCAGCAGTTGAGAAGTTTGCTTGTTTGA
- a CDS encoding response regulator — protein MHQNLWPDEIKILAIDDHQDILNLIRLSLEPAGFRLIRTSDAKEGLTLAMREQPDLLLLDLMMPDLDGYELLRRLRRHPKLEKLPVIVVSAKVNTSDQMRMMQVSNPEYNSIDAYLGKPFSPAVLLKTVKEVLLKHRDYILEKNTPPEKPWEKHLAY, from the coding sequence ATGCACCAAAATTTATGGCCCGATGAAATCAAAATACTGGCGATTGACGACCATCAAGACATCCTGAACTTGATTCGACTCTCGCTGGAACCGGCTGGTTTTAGATTGATTAGAACCAGCGACGCCAAAGAAGGTTTAACCCTGGCCATGCGCGAGCAGCCAGACCTGCTGCTTTTGGATTTGATGATGCCAGACCTGGATGGTTATGAGTTATTGCGCCGCCTGCGCCGCCATCCCAAATTGGAAAAATTGCCGGTGATTGTTGTTTCGGCTAAAGTAAACACTTCAGACCAGATGCGCATGATGCAGGTGTCTAACCCGGAATATAACTCCATAGACGCTTACCTGGGCAAACCTTTCTCCCCGGCTGTTTTGTTAAAAACGGTCAAGGAAGTGTTGCTGAAACATAGAGACTATATCCTGGAAAAGAACACACCACCGGAAAAACCGTGGGAAAAGCATTTGGCGTACTGA